In one window of Paraflavitalea soli DNA:
- a CDS encoding DUF6515 family protein yields MLKNVTSYYYGGAYYEKSGSGYKAVAPPAGAVVDNLPAGGEEVKIGDQTYVKVGETYYQPVQVDGKNKYEVSQVEEGTK; encoded by the coding sequence ATGCTAAAGAATGTGACCAGCTATTATTATGGCGGGGCATATTATGAAAAATCAGGCAGCGGGTACAAGGCAGTGGCGCCTCCGGCCGGAGCGGTAGTAGACAACCTGCCCGCAGGAGGTGAAGAAGTGAAGATCGGCGATCAAACCTATGTGAAAGTGGGTGAAACTTATTACCAGCCTGTACAGGTAGACGGCAAGAATAAATACGAGGTATCGCAGGTCGAAGAAGGCACTAAATAA
- a CDS encoding RidA family protein has product MTIKSAEEQFVKLGLSLPPAPTPLGVYKPFLIDGKYLYVSGHGPVLNNRTLITGRIGKDMDIEQGKQAAQQVGLTILSTIRTHVGDLDRVKRVIKILGMVNCTPDFERHPYVINGCSELFAAIWGEEHGIGVRSAVGFGSLPDNIPVEIEAVFELH; this is encoded by the coding sequence ATGACAATTAAAAGCGCAGAAGAACAGTTTGTAAAGTTAGGGTTAAGCTTACCTCCGGCCCCTACACCCCTGGGTGTGTACAAACCTTTCTTAATTGACGGCAAGTACCTGTACGTTTCAGGTCATGGTCCGGTACTCAACAACCGGACATTGATCACCGGACGTATCGGGAAAGACATGGACATAGAGCAGGGGAAACAGGCGGCGCAGCAGGTAGGGCTCACCATTCTCTCCACTATCCGCACGCATGTGGGTGACCTGGATAGGGTGAAGCGCGTGATCAAAATATTGGGTATGGTCAATTGTACCCCCGATTTTGAGCGGCATCCTTATGTGATCAATGGATGCAGTGAGTTGTTTGCCGCCATCTGGGGCGAAGAGCATGGCATCGGCGTACGCAGCGCTGTAGGCTTTGGCTCCCTGCCCGATAACATTCCCGTGGAAATAGAAGCTGTGTTTGAATTGCATTGA
- a CDS encoding dipeptidase, whose translation MFTIDAHLDLSMNAMEWNRDLRQPVMDIRKREEGWTDKPDRAKGTVALPELRKGKIGLVVATQIARYVAPGNNLPGWYSPEQAWAQTQGQLAWYKAMEAAGEMVMIKDAQALEQHLALWMNGAPDDTKPVGYILSLEGADSMVTTDYLETAWQYGLRAIGPAHYGPGRYANGTDATGGLHAMGKALLKEMDRLGMVLDATHLCDDAFWDAMDIFNGPVWASHNNCRALVDHNRQFSDDMIKTLIGRGAVIGGALDAWMMVPNWVRQQSTPESMHCNLEKLIDHMDHICQLAGNTLHIGIGTDLDGAFGKEQCPYDLETIADLQKLPQLFAKRGYSAGDIENIMHGNWLRFLRKAWS comes from the coding sequence ATGTTCACCATCGACGCTCACTTAGACCTCAGCATGAATGCCATGGAATGGAACCGCGATCTGCGGCAGCCTGTCATGGATATTCGTAAGCGGGAAGAAGGATGGACGGATAAACCCGATAGGGCCAAAGGGACCGTCGCCTTGCCCGAACTACGCAAAGGAAAAATAGGACTGGTAGTAGCTACCCAGATTGCCCGTTATGTGGCGCCTGGCAATAACCTGCCGGGCTGGTATTCTCCCGAGCAGGCATGGGCGCAAACACAGGGCCAACTGGCCTGGTACAAAGCCATGGAAGCAGCCGGTGAAATGGTAATGATCAAAGATGCGCAGGCACTGGAACAGCACCTGGCTTTGTGGATGAATGGAGCGCCAGACGATACAAAGCCCGTGGGTTATATCCTCAGCCTGGAAGGCGCCGATTCGATGGTCACTACCGACTACCTCGAAACGGCCTGGCAGTATGGATTACGTGCCATAGGACCTGCCCACTATGGTCCTGGCCGGTATGCCAATGGTACCGATGCTACCGGTGGTTTACATGCCATGGGTAAAGCTTTACTGAAAGAAATGGACCGCCTGGGTATGGTACTCGATGCTACCCACCTCTGTGATGATGCTTTCTGGGATGCGATGGATATATTCAACGGACCTGTATGGGCCAGTCACAATAATTGTCGGGCCCTCGTTGATCACAACCGCCAGTTCAGCGACGACATGATCAAAACATTGATCGGCAGGGGAGCGGTGATTGGTGGGGCATTGGATGCCTGGATGATGGTACCCAATTGGGTGCGGCAACAGTCAACGCCGGAAAGCATGCACTGCAATCTCGAAAAGCTGATCGATCATATGGACCATATCTGCCAGCTGGCCGGCAATACCCTGCATATAGGCATTGGTACCGACCTCGATGGCGCTTTTGGTAAAGAGCAATGCCCTTATGACCTCGAAACCATTGCCGATCTGCAAAAGCTGCCGCAGCTATTTGCTAAGCGTGGTTATTCGGCCGGCGATATTGAAAATATTATGCACGGAAATTGGTTAAGGTTCTTACGTAAGGCGTGGTCTTAA
- a CDS encoding D-TA family PLP-dependent enzyme produces MKDTQWYSISNIAEIDSPALVLYEERIKENIRLAVELSGNVSLLRPHVKTNKIAEVCRLMLEAGITKFKCATIAEAEMLAQVQAPDVMLAYQPIGPKAQRLIALINTYPATHFSCLIDNREVAIDLSALAAANQLTIDVYIDLNVGMNRTGIVPGDEAFALYQQALVLRAINPLGLHAYDGQIKEVNPVLRQQQSDEAFAKVQALAGKIRLRLGITPIIVAGGSPTFPTHVHRAGVECSPGTFVFWDRSYVLQMPELPFEYAALVVTRVISIIDQQTICTDLGHKSVAAESPFPRVYFLNAPEATPVGQSEEHMVLKVPDAARFKIGDVLYGAPIHICPTVALYERALIIKDHQRVDEWKVVARDRKITI; encoded by the coding sequence ATGAAAGACACCCAATGGTACTCCATCAGCAACATCGCGGAGATCGATTCTCCGGCGCTGGTATTGTATGAAGAAAGGATAAAAGAAAATATACGCCTGGCAGTAGAGCTATCGGGCAATGTATCCCTGTTGCGCCCGCATGTGAAAACAAACAAGATCGCGGAAGTGTGCCGGCTGATGCTGGAAGCGGGGATCACCAAATTCAAATGCGCTACCATTGCGGAAGCAGAAATGCTGGCCCAGGTGCAGGCGCCCGATGTAATGCTGGCTTATCAGCCCATTGGTCCCAAGGCCCAGCGGTTGATCGCATTGATCAATACTTATCCGGCTACCCATTTCTCCTGTCTCATTGATAACCGCGAGGTGGCTATTGATCTGTCGGCATTGGCGGCAGCCAATCAATTGACCATTGATGTGTATATTGATCTTAATGTAGGCATGAACCGTACGGGAATAGTGCCAGGGGATGAAGCATTTGCTTTGTACCAGCAGGCCCTGGTCTTACGGGCCATCAACCCGCTTGGTTTACATGCTTACGACGGACAGATCAAAGAAGTGAATCCTGTACTGCGGCAGCAGCAAAGTGATGAGGCATTTGCGAAGGTGCAGGCCCTGGCAGGAAAGATCCGGTTGCGCCTGGGCATTACGCCCATCATCGTAGCGGGTGGATCACCCACTTTCCCTACCCATGTACACCGGGCAGGTGTGGAATGCAGTCCGGGTACCTTTGTATTCTGGGACAGGAGTTATGTGCTGCAAATGCCCGAGCTTCCTTTTGAGTATGCGGCGCTGGTGGTTACCCGGGTGATCTCCATTATTGATCAACAGACCATCTGTACTGACCTGGGCCATAAGTCCGTGGCGGCGGAGAGTCCATTTCCCCGTGTATATTTTCTCAATGCACCCGAAGCCACTCCTGTAGGACAAAGCGAAGAGCATATGGTATTAAAAGTGCCCGACGCTGCCCGCTTTAAAATAGGAGATGTGTTGTATGGAGCACCCATTCATATTTGCCCGACCGTGGCATTGTATGAAAGGGCACTTATTATTAAAGATCACCAGCGCGTGGACGAATGGAAAGTAGTGGCCCGCGACAGAAAAATAACGATATAA
- a CDS encoding PepSY-like domain-containing protein: MKQVLFVVGLSIATLTTNAQDIPQAQVPAAVVTGFQQQFKNTTDARWKKKKDHYEVKFEINKINHKAKIDAAGKVLKHETDIKHTELPAPVQKTIAAKYAGYKIKDPEKVEEGSKLYYKVELKKDKDEKKVHLSADGTVISDKVDQ; the protein is encoded by the coding sequence ATGAAACAAGTGCTTTTTGTAGTAGGGTTAAGTATAGCAACATTGACCACCAATGCCCAGGATATTCCGCAAGCCCAGGTGCCTGCTGCTGTAGTAACCGGCTTCCAGCAGCAATTCAAAAATACCACGGATGCCAGGTGGAAGAAAAAGAAAGACCACTATGAAGTAAAATTTGAGATCAATAAGATCAACCACAAGGCTAAGATAGATGCTGCGGGGAAAGTACTCAAGCACGAAACGGATATCAAGCATACGGAATTACCGGCGCCCGTACAAAAAACAATCGCTGCCAAATATGCCGGCTATAAGATAAAAGATCCTGAAAAGGTAGAAGAAGGCAGCAAGTTGTACTATAAGGTAGAACTTAAGAAGGATAAGGATGAAAAGAAAGTACACCTGAGTGCCGACGGAACGGTGATCAGCGATAAAGTGGATCAATAA